From the Metamycoplasma hominis ATCC 23114 genome, one window contains:
- a CDS encoding MAG0490 family ComEA-like DNA-binding protein, giving the protein MNKRKIFLGLGLFSSASIIILMSIGINKYISNIKNNNKLFIKNKNEIITIGISGAIEYPDSYEIKKGTKLLEIIKQARLKTGADLNNIDLNLKLEKNQSINIPFKKDNSISIREVNNVGILEDLGIKKDIAKIILSYFIAKDYLITWQELENLPGVGEKTLTILKNHLVI; this is encoded by the coding sequence ATGAATAAACGAAAAATTTTTTTGGGACTAGGATTATTTTCATCAGCATCAATAATAATACTAATGTCAATAGGAATTAATAAATACATTTCAAATATAAAAAATAACAATAAATTATTTATCAAAAACAAAAATGAAATAATAACAATAGGAATATCAGGCGCAATAGAGTATCCTGACTCATATGAAATTAAAAAAGGCACTAAATTATTGGAAATAATAAAACAAGCACGTCTTAAAACGGGTGCAGATTTAAACAACATTGATTTAAATTTAAAGTTAGAAAAAAATCAATCAATTAATATTCCTTTTAAAAAAGATAATTCAATTTCTATTAGAGAAGTCAATAACGTTGGCATATTAGAGGATTTAGGAATAAAAAAAGATATAGCAAAAATTATTTTAAGCTACTTCATTGCTAAGGATTATTTAATAACATGACAGGAATTGGAAAATTTACCAGGAG
- a CDS encoding YebC/PmpR family DNA-binding transcriptional regulator encodes MSGHSKWATTKNHKAAVDAKRSQMFQKFSKEIIVAATLGGPDPDSNPSLKLAIAKAKAKSMPKANIEKAIAKVAGGSKEAANYQSYLYSGTAFGGVNFIVSCLTDNFNRLSSNIKHFFSKHNGQLGKQGIIPYVFDQKGLIEFPSNVSGEEETMMTVLDAGAEDFRNEDGTYTIITSPSAFQKVKQSLDETFKIENYTTAEVTYIPNTEIEVDEEKASQIEQFVDFLEDDEDVQEVWHNAIWE; translated from the coding sequence ATGTCAGGACACTCAAAGTGAGCTACCACAAAAAATCACAAGGCTGCAGTTGATGCTAAAAGAAGCCAAATGTTTCAAAAATTTTCAAAAGAAATTATTGTTGCTGCAACATTAGGCGGACCAGATCCAGACTCTAACCCATCGCTAAAATTAGCAATTGCTAAGGCTAAGGCAAAAAGTATGCCTAAAGCAAATATTGAAAAGGCTATTGCAAAAGTAGCTGGAGGATCTAAAGAAGCTGCAAACTATCAATCTTATTTATATTCAGGTACAGCATTTGGCGGTGTAAATTTTATTGTAAGTTGTTTAACAGATAATTTCAATCGTTTAAGCTCAAATATCAAACATTTCTTTTCAAAACACAATGGTCAATTAGGAAAACAAGGAATAATACCATATGTTTTTGATCAAAAAGGTTTAATTGAATTTCCAAGTAATGTTTCTGGTGAAGAAGAAACCATGATGACAGTTTTAGATGCGGGAGCAGAAGATTTTAGAAATGAAGATGGAACTTATACAATAATTACAAGCCCTTCAGCATTTCAAAAAGTAAAACAATCATTAGATGAAACATTCAAAATTGAAAATTATACAACAGCTGAAGTTACATATATCCCAAATACCGAAATTGAAGTAGATGAAGAAAAAGCAAGCCAAATTGAACAATTTGTTGACTTTTTAGAAGACGATGAAGACGTCCAAGAAGTTTGACACAACGCAATCTGAGAATAA
- the holA gene encoding DNA polymerase III subunit delta — protein MYLIRGEDSYLINQELQKIIDLKFENQDDYSVITYNESIDLEQLSDDIFNQSLFSFKKQVIVLKNIDFFNSKKKNDNKKMNDFLQLLEKGQDNNLIFILQDIKKNDISFNPSLAYKKIEYISKIIEIKKPSDKDVYNYIKEYILKNGGNISSTTLLDFLSMFPNDLQQIINEVDKLLLQNKNIDMLLINNSNIISSDNIEFNLSNCILKQKSIDIIEAIDEQKKYGNGASEILSQISYLFYQIYCTYLLMENTSDNEYISKTLSIHSYRIKLFMSYIKRTNKHKLKELIELLADIDIAIKSGLLDEENALNKFILFYIEI, from the coding sequence ATGTATTTAATAAGAGGAGAAGATAGTTATTTAATAAATCAAGAATTACAAAAAATTATTGATTTAAAATTTGAAAATCAAGATGATTATTCAGTAATCACTTACAATGAATCTATTGATTTAGAACAACTATCAGATGATATATTTAACCAATCATTATTTTCTTTTAAAAAACAAGTCATAGTTTTAAAAAACATTGATTTTTTTAATTCTAAGAAAAAAAATGACAATAAAAAAATGAACGATTTTTTACAATTGCTTGAAAAAGGGCAAGATAACAATTTAATATTTATTTTGCAGGATATTAAAAAAAATGATATTTCTTTTAATCCTTCGTTGGCTTATAAAAAAATTGAATATATTTCAAAAATAATTGAAATTAAAAAACCAAGTGATAAGGATGTATATAACTATATAAAGGAATATATTTTAAAAAATGGAGGCAATATATCTTCAACTACATTACTTGATTTTTTGTCAATGTTTCCTAATGATTTACAACAAATCATTAATGAAGTAGATAAATTGCTATTGCAAAATAAAAATATTGATATGTTGTTGATCAATAATTCAAATATTATTTCTTCTGACAACATTGAATTTAATTTATCAAATTGTATTTTAAAACAAAAAAGCATTGATATTATAGAAGCAATAGATGAACAAAAGAAATATGGTAATGGTGCTAGTGAAATTCTAAGCCAAATAAGTTATTTGTTTTATCAAATTTATTGCACGTATTTGTTGATGGAAAATACTAGTGATAATGAATATATATCAAAAACTTTATCAATACATTCATATAGAATCAAGTTGTTTATGTCGTATATAAAAAGAACAAACAAGCATAAATTAAAGGAATTAATAGAGTTACTTGCTGATATAGATATAGCAATTAAATCAGGATTATTAGATGAAGAAAATGCCTTAAATAAATTTATTTTATTTTACATAGAAATATAA
- a CDS encoding glucan 1,6-alpha-glucosidase, producing the protein MKKISIYELNLSTFNNKKGLNKYLSIIEKIEYLKSLNIDIIAIDDILLKCYEINRNYEFNDWSNLQDFKKLVELCLANNIKIMPTINIAKLKKSIIAKKHLISIYRNKSSENESNKNDIESYLLTQEFLVPTIENISNLSVFLKEIISFYSVLGIKGFILEDFEFLINKKTNNMKSKFSFLLDIYRIIKHINFSSMVIWKTKQYNDFLNIIDIANQNDLIFFDYIYLTHLSDINLKNSWDWIKFNKLNVKKLFELWKPFCNNEQYILSLSSNYSGWVVNKYGDNLSFYKESAKSLLMFLMLAKNSYSLYNGDELGILGTDSNNIFNLNNINFNEEKRFYQSRNISSQKYIESQIKFNPITLQIEFPWTNNIQNLDFIQPKLRNKINVEQQLTSKDSTFNFYSNLVRILNKSKYSIYFKGFPKVLLCNNLISIEYSTSENKKLLILLNLNSFPIKSYIWNQYLILSSSYTNKYYSSIPEYLSPYECLILIKDNN; encoded by the coding sequence ATGAAAAAAATTTCTATTTATGAACTTAATTTAAGCACTTTTAATAATAAAAAGGGTTTAAACAAGTATTTGTCAATTATTGAAAAAATTGAATATTTAAAATCATTAAATATTGATATTATAGCAATTGATGATATATTATTGAAATGCTATGAAATCAATAGAAATTATGAATTTAATGATTGATCGAATTTGCAAGATTTTAAAAAATTAGTTGAACTTTGTTTGGCAAATAACATTAAAATAATGCCAACAATCAATATTGCAAAATTAAAAAAAAGTATTATTGCAAAAAAGCATTTAATTTCTATTTATCGAAACAAAAGCAGTGAAAATGAATCAAATAAAAATGATATTGAATCTTATTTATTAACCCAAGAATTTCTAGTTCCTACCATTGAAAATATTTCAAATTTAAGCGTTTTCTTAAAAGAAATTATTAGTTTTTATAGTGTATTAGGCATTAAGGGATTTATTCTTGAAGATTTTGAATTCTTAATCAATAAAAAAACAAATAACATGAAGTCAAAATTTAGTTTTTTATTAGATATATATAGAATTATCAAACACATAAATTTTAGTTCTATGGTTATTTGAAAAACAAAGCAATATAATGATTTTTTAAACATAATTGATATTGCCAATCAAAACGATTTAATATTTTTTGATTATATTTATTTAACTCATTTATCTGACATAAATTTAAAAAATTCATGAGATTGAATTAAATTCAATAAACTAAATGTAAAAAAATTATTTGAATTGTGAAAACCTTTTTGCAATAATGAGCAATATATACTTTCTTTATCATCAAATTATAGCGGCTGGGTTGTAAACAAATACGGAGATAATTTATCATTTTATAAAGAGAGTGCGAAATCTCTATTAATGTTTTTAATGCTTGCAAAAAATTCTTATAGTTTATACAATGGCGATGAATTAGGAATTCTTGGTACTGATTCAAATAATATTTTTAATTTAAATAACATTAATTTTAACGAAGAAAAAAGATTTTATCAATCTAGGAATATTTCTAGTCAAAAATATATTGAGTCTCAAATTAAATTCAATCCAATAACACTACAAATAGAATTTCCATGGACTAATAACATTCAAAATTTAGATTTTATACAGCCAAAATTGCGTAACAAAATTAATGTTGAACAACAGTTAACCAGTAAAGATAGCACATTTAATTTTTATTCAAATTTAGTTAGAATTTTAAACAAATCTAAATATTCAATTTATTTTAAGGGTTTTCCAAAAGTTTTACTTTGCAATAATTTAATAAGTATTGAATATAGTACTAGTGAAAATAAAAAACTTTTAATTTTATTAAACTTGAATTCATTTCCAATAAAATCATATATATGAAATCAATATCTAATTCTTTCAAGTTCTTATACAAATAAATACTATTCAAGTATTCCGGAATATTTAAGCCCATATGAATGTTTAATTTTAATTAAAGATAATAATTAA
- a CDS encoding MHJ_0274 family protein — protein sequence MQLQFDASQVAKEQKASTVGSAIVYTLLAIVLAAVLAFLIWKLIKNKVLKKRAQKVEMQKQKETLALFYQYILSFYEVIKFTNQELKNFEVSISTHPMGEIKEGAKRLLYRLITRDDFSYSFVKNEQYKTFVKHAELINITNCNLWDKKIPETINYFKEQYELVPLGKTRDDYIQLVQKSISERFYNEK from the coding sequence ATGCAACTACAATTCGATGCATCACAAGTAGCAAAGGAACAAAAGGCGTCAACAGTTGGTTCTGCAATTGTTTATACACTTTTAGCTATAGTTTTGGCTGCCGTCTTAGCTTTTTTAATTTGAAAATTAATTAAAAATAAAGTTTTAAAGAAGAGAGCTCAAAAAGTGGAAATGCAAAAACAAAAAGAAACGTTAGCACTATTTTATCAATATATTTTAAGCTTTTATGAAGTTATAAAATTTACAAACCAAGAACTTAAAAATTTTGAAGTTTCAATAAGCACTCATCCAATGGGTGAAATTAAAGAAGGCGCTAAAAGGTTACTATATCGTTTAATTACAAGAGATGATTTTTCATATTCATTTGTTAAAAATGAACAATACAAAACCTTTGTAAAACACGCCGAATTAATAAACATTACAAATTGCAACTTATGAGATAAAAAAATACCTGAAACAATCAATTATTTTAAAGAACAATATGAATTAGTCCCTTTAGGAAAAACAAGAGATGACTATATACAATTAGTTCAAAAATCAATATCTGAAAGATTTTATAATGAAAAATAA
- the pgsA gene encoding CDP-diacylglycerol--glycerol-3-phosphate 3-phosphatidyltransferase gives MKNKSQKKQKIIVSKFGVANWLTVLRMLLMIPFIVFLSTSFGLILNGVQLSYKTNKGIVLSILYWINVAIFIIAMITDFLDGFYARKTKTVSSFGKIFDPIADKVATTLMLLFLATYNFVYIPIVILFIIRDIIVDGTRVYAIKKNIEVSANWFGKIKTILVSLALVVISIGVPFISDKSDYKYILFYFNIPLIIGLLLAWISGIIYIIKYTKGINKELLQSYTKNDSDATNKNNQDQINNNNNKSNQDSSPSPNC, from the coding sequence ATGAAAAATAAAAGTCAAAAGAAACAAAAGATAATAGTCTCTAAATTTGGTGTTGCAAATTGATTAACAGTTTTAAGAATGTTGCTAATGATTCCTTTTATTGTTTTTCTTTCAACCTCATTTGGTTTAATTTTAAATGGTGTTCAACTTTCTTACAAAACCAATAAAGGAATAGTGCTATCCATTTTATATTGAATAAATGTTGCAATTTTTATTATTGCAATGATAACTGATTTCTTAGATGGATTTTATGCAAGAAAAACAAAAACCGTATCTTCATTTGGAAAAATATTTGATCCAATTGCAGATAAGGTCGCAACTACATTGATGTTATTATTCCTAGCAACATATAATTTTGTTTATATACCTATTGTAATTTTGTTTATTATAAGAGACATAATTGTTGATGGTACTAGAGTATATGCTATAAAGAAAAACATTGAAGTATCAGCAAATTGATTTGGTAAAATTAAAACCATTTTAGTTTCATTAGCGTTAGTAGTGATTTCAATAGGAGTTCCTTTTATATCAGATAAATCAGATTATAAATATATACTATTTTATTTCAATATACCTTTAATAATAGGACTATTATTAGCGTGAATTAGCGGCATTATCTATATTATTAAATATACAAAAGGAATTAATAAAGAATTGCTTCAATCATATACAAAAAATGATTCAGATGCAACAAATAAAAATAATCAAGATCAAATTAATAATAATAATAATAAATCAAATCAAGATTCTAGCCCATCGCCTAATTGCTAA
- a CDS encoding S41 family peptidase → MKSKKINLLKLLLTSSVAISCAILPVSCSLLSNDNDKKITIKNYEFNNLSSEYTIESKKLNLSFVNDGNVPYVNLLQMINSLDGFFDKNYINFSTNILFSELKITTKFGYISFNWKTNKITMPNTYYEYITKSPGKTNFNKYLKSKSYYSKDFNKNTIVIDLKKYNFDILYHNGNVLLPLAIFNLLFCSTNYYNLYFNGNKIYGCDFDIKSNVQEIPQIRNGKFQNSLIPNDIVEAKFNFTALLIDYFYGLKENNNINSFYSTISNEQKQRMLSQNPVISTKEYIKYLYNLNDLHTWVSMPSFYNRKDSSIAKDFYEYTTNKRERIYQSTIKYLKNNKLNNWVIQTSKENRELFEKYGVRFISNNTAVISFNSFKTFQNLNDNSTNKGFSEDTYLGFANAMKLIKKNLRNMKIKNIIVDLSTNGGGDMGAMQRGLGFITDEPILNKTYNRLNEEINIRSVEVDTDGDGNYKNDAYSEYNWYLLTGVNTFSAANTFTSIFKEMKLGKIIGQKTGGGAASILPVVLPDGTSIVISSNNLSVTMKNNTIKSIEGGIEPDIYLEYKDFYNDQKLLEIIKNK, encoded by the coding sequence ATGAAATCAAAGAAAATAAACTTATTAAAATTATTATTAACATCGTCAGTTGCAATTTCGTGTGCAATATTACCTGTTTCTTGTTCTTTATTATCTAATGATAATGATAAAAAAATAACAATAAAGAATTATGAATTTAATAATTTATCAAGTGAATACACAATTGAATCTAAAAAATTAAATTTATCATTTGTTAATGATGGCAATGTTCCATATGTTAATTTACTACAAATGATAAATTCATTAGATGGATTTTTTGATAAAAACTATATAAATTTTTCGACAAATATTTTATTCTCTGAATTAAAAATTACAACTAAATTCGGATATATTTCATTTAACTGAAAAACAAATAAAATTACTATGCCAAACACTTATTATGAATATATAACAAAAAGCCCAGGAAAGACTAATTTCAACAAATATTTGAAATCCAAATCATATTATTCAAAAGATTTTAATAAAAATACAATTGTTATAGATTTAAAAAAATATAATTTTGACATTTTATATCATAACGGTAATGTTTTGCTGCCATTAGCAATATTTAATTTGTTATTTTGCTCAACTAATTATTACAATTTGTATTTCAATGGTAACAAAATCTATGGGTGCGATTTTGACATAAAATCTAATGTGCAAGAAATTCCTCAAATTAGAAATGGCAAATTTCAAAACTCACTTATTCCCAATGATATAGTTGAAGCAAAATTTAACTTCACTGCTTTACTAATTGATTATTTTTACGGCCTTAAAGAAAATAATAATATTAATAGTTTTTATTCTACAATTTCAAATGAACAAAAGCAAAGAATGCTTAGTCAAAATCCAGTTATTTCAACAAAGGAATATATAAAATATTTATACAATTTAAATGATTTACACACTTGAGTTTCAATGCCTTCATTTTATAATCGCAAGGATTCTAGCATTGCAAAAGATTTCTATGAATATACCACAAATAAAAGAGAAAGAATTTATCAATCTACAATAAAATATTTAAAAAATAATAAATTAAATAATTGAGTAATTCAAACAAGCAAAGAAAACAGAGAATTATTCGAAAAATATGGTGTTAGATTCATTTCGAACAATACCGCAGTAATTTCATTTAACTCATTTAAAACCTTTCAAAATTTAAATGATAATTCTACTAATAAAGGATTTAGTGAAGACACATATTTGGGGTTTGCTAATGCTATGAAATTAATCAAGAAAAACCTAAGAAATATGAAAATAAAAAACATTATTGTAGATTTATCAACCAATGGTGGTGGCGATATGGGTGCTATGCAAAGGGGGTTGGGTTTTATCACAGATGAACCAATATTAAACAAAACATATAATCGTTTAAATGAAGAAATAAATATTAGATCTGTTGAAGTTGATACAGATGGCGATGGAAATTACAAAAATGATGCTTATTCTGAATACAATTGATATCTTTTAACTGGAGTAAACACTTTTAGTGCTGCAAATACCTTTACTTCAATTTTTAAAGAAATGAAATTAGGCAAGATAATAGGACAAAAAACAGGCGGCGGTGCAGCATCAATTTTACCTGTTGTGTTGCCGGATGGAACTTCAATAGTAATAAGTTCTAATAATTTATCTGTAACTATGAAAAATAATACAATTAAATCTATTGAAGGTGGAATAGAACCTGATATTTACTTAGAATACAAAGATTTTTATAATGATCAAAAATTATTAGAAATAATAAAAAATAAATAA